One region of Elstera cyanobacteriorum genomic DNA includes:
- a CDS encoding SemiSWEET family sugar transporter, which yields MAGFFGTMPDIIEIIGLVASFLTTAAFFPQAIRTIYRRDTSGLSLVTYLLMTVGVATWLIYGLLIGNRPVTVANAITLVPMALILIMKVRLG from the coding sequence ATGGCCGGGTTTTTCGGGACGATGCCGGATATCATCGAGATTATCGGGCTGGTTGCGAGTTTTTTGACCACGGCGGCCTTTTTTCCGCAGGCCATCAGAACGATCTATCGGCGGGACACCAGCGGCCTGTCGCTGGTGACATATCTGCTGATGACCGTGGGGGTCGCAACGTGGTTGATTTATGGGCTTCTGATTGGCAACCGCCCGGTAACGGTGGCGAATGCCATTACTCTAGTCCCGATGGCTTTGATTTTGATCATGAAAGTGCGCCTGGGTTAA
- a CDS encoding lysine-2,3-aminomutase-like protein translates to MTALPRLSPTLRSVAALAEAGLISPETADALAPVGQRYAVAVTPEIAAALHAGAGDGVARQFLPDARELVTLPEELPDPIGDAPHSPVPGIVHRYADRLLLKLVSTCAVYCRFCFRREMVGPGKEMLSAEETEAALAYIADHPAIWEVILTGGDPLVLSARRLREIKARLDAIPHVGALRIHTRVPVVAPERITGELVEALGGRLPVHILIHANHADEFTPAARAAVARLVDAGIPLFGQSVLLRGVNDSVPALTDLFRTMVSLRIKPHYLHHGDLAPGTAHFRLPLAEGMALMRALRGPLSGLALPTYMLDIPGGYGKVPVTADYLTPDGQGGWWVTDPQGRRHAYRDTGESHN, encoded by the coding sequence ATGACCGCCCTTCCGCGTTTATCGCCGACCCTGCGGTCCGTCGCGGCACTGGCCGAGGCGGGCTTGATCTCCCCTGAGACTGCCGATGCGCTGGCCCCGGTTGGGCAGCGCTATGCCGTCGCCGTGACGCCGGAAATCGCTGCCGCCTTGCACGCCGGGGCAGGGGATGGGGTGGCGCGGCAGTTTCTACCCGATGCGCGCGAACTCGTGACGTTGCCGGAAGAATTGCCCGATCCGATTGGCGATGCGCCCCATAGCCCCGTGCCGGGGATCGTGCATCGCTATGCCGACCGGCTGCTGCTGAAGCTGGTCTCGACCTGCGCCGTCTACTGCCGTTTCTGTTTCCGCCGCGAAATGGTGGGGCCGGGCAAGGAGATGCTGTCGGCCGAGGAGACAGAGGCGGCACTCGCCTATATCGCCGACCATCCGGCGATCTGGGAAGTCATCCTGACCGGCGGCGATCCGCTGGTGCTCTCAGCCCGGCGGCTGCGGGAGATCAAGGCGCGGCTGGATGCCATTCCCCACGTCGGCGCGCTGCGCATCCATACCCGCGTGCCGGTGGTGGCGCCAGAGAGGATTACCGGCGAGCTGGTCGAGGCCCTGGGTGGGCGCTTGCCGGTGCATATTCTGATCCACGCCAATCATGCCGATGAGTTTACCCCGGCGGCGCGGGCGGCGGTGGCGCGGCTGGTCGATGCGGGTATCCCGTTGTTCGGCCAATCGGTGCTGCTGCGCGGTGTCAACGATAGCGTTCCGGCGCTAACGGACCTGTTCCGCACGATGGTGAGTTTGCGGATAAAGCCCCATTACCTGCACCACGGCGATCTCGCCCCTGGCACCGCGCATTTTCGTCTGCCGTTGGCCGAGGGGATGGCGCTGATGCGCGCCTTGCGTGGGCCGCTCTCCGGTCTCGCGTTGCCGACCTATATGCTCGATATTCCCGGCGGTTACGGCAAAGTGCCGGTCACGGCGGATTATCTGACGCCCGATGGGCAGGGCGGCTGGTGGGTCACCGATCCGCAGGGGCGCCGCCACGCCTACCGCGATACTGGGGAAAGCCACAATTGA
- a CDS encoding LysR family transcriptional regulator, with protein MDRLSGLAVFAAVVECEGFTAAAKRLNLSKAAVSKQVSLLEERLGARLLNRTTRRLSLTDAGQNFYERCQRILMEAEEAVADVGRLQTEPRGPLRISAPASLGETYLAPVIAQFAARWPDLRVDLDLSDRYVDLIEEGFDLALRVGDLADSSLITKRLATVRRPFVAAPSYLERYGTPTRTTDLPQHRGICYALARHGTEVQMQMTSGRRENIALDWAFRSNNGKAMVEAACAGLGLLSTPLFLSAAAIQTGKLVPVCLADGEPLSLALQVVFPHARHVPAKVRLLIETLAATFRDPAPWEIGLLDHVGGKVEA; from the coding sequence ATGGACCGGCTATCGGGCCTTGCGGTGTTTGCCGCCGTGGTGGAGTGCGAAGGCTTTACCGCCGCCGCCAAGCGGCTGAACCTATCGAAAGCCGCCGTCAGCAAGCAGGTTTCGCTGCTGGAAGAACGCTTGGGCGCCCGGCTGCTGAACCGCACCACGCGCCGCCTATCGCTGACCGACGCCGGGCAAAATTTCTACGAACGCTGCCAGCGCATTTTGATGGAAGCTGAAGAGGCCGTCGCCGATGTGGGGCGCTTGCAGACCGAGCCGCGCGGTCCCCTCCGCATTTCCGCCCCGGCCTCGCTGGGGGAAACCTATCTGGCGCCGGTGATTGCGCAATTCGCTGCGCGCTGGCCCGATCTGCGCGTCGATCTCGACCTGTCCGACCGATACGTTGACCTGATCGAAGAAGGTTTCGATCTTGCCTTGCGCGTCGGCGATCTTGCCGATTCGTCGCTGATCACCAAGCGCCTCGCCACCGTCCGCCGCCCCTTCGTCGCGGCGCCGAGCTATCTCGAGCGATACGGCACGCCAACCCGCACGACGGACCTGCCCCAGCATCGCGGCATCTGCTACGCCCTCGCCCGCCACGGCACCGAAGTTCAAATGCAGATGACGAGCGGGCGGCGGGAGAATATTGCCCTCGATTGGGCCTTCCGTTCGAACAATGGCAAGGCGATGGTCGAAGCCGCCTGCGCCGGTCTGGGCCTGCTCTCGACGCCGCTCTTCCTGTCCGCTGCGGCAATCCAGACCGGCAAGCTGGTCCCCGTCTGCCTTGCCGATGGCGAACCGCTCAGCCTCGCACTGCAAGTGGTCTTCCCGCACGCCCGCCACGTGCCCGCGAAGGTCCGGCTGCTCATCGAAACCCTCGCCGCCACTTTCCGCGACCCGGCGCCGTGGGAAATTGGTCTGCTCGATCATGTGGGCGGCAAGGTCGAGGCGTAG
- the wrbA gene encoding NAD(P)H:quinone oxidoreductase, with protein MAKILVLYHSSWGHIETMANEIATGAREVPGVDVTIKRVPELVPEDVAKQYHMKLDQAAPIATPGELGDYDAIIFGAPTRFGTVSSQMRNFIDQTGGLWAKGALVGKVGSVFTSTGTGGGNESTIAGFLPTLLHHGMIYIGLPYAAPELADISEVRGGSPYGAATIAGGDGSRQPSEKEKSLARFQGKHVATITAKLFG; from the coding sequence ATGGCGAAGATCCTCGTTCTCTATCATTCGAGCTGGGGCCATATCGAAACGATGGCCAATGAAATCGCGACCGGCGCGCGGGAAGTGCCCGGCGTCGATGTCACCATCAAGCGCGTGCCGGAACTGGTGCCGGAAGACGTGGCCAAGCAGTACCACATGAAGCTGGATCAGGCCGCGCCGATCGCCACCCCCGGCGAATTGGGCGATTATGATGCGATCATCTTCGGCGCGCCGACCCGCTTCGGCACGGTCTCGTCGCAGATGCGCAATTTTATCGATCAGACCGGCGGCCTGTGGGCCAAGGGTGCGCTGGTCGGTAAGGTCGGCAGCGTCTTCACCTCCACCGGCACGGGCGGCGGCAATGAATCGACCATCGCCGGTTTCCTGCCGACGCTGCTCCATCACGGCATGATCTACATCGGCCTGCCCTATGCCGCGCCGGAACTCGCCGATATTTCGGAAGTGCGCGGTGGTAGCCCCTATGGTGCCGCCACCATCGCCGGGGGCGATGGCAGCCGCCAGCCGAGCGAAAAGGAAAAGTCGCTGGCCCGCTTCCAGGGTAAGCATGTCGCCACGATCACGGCGAAGTTGTTCGGCTAA
- a CDS encoding pirin family protein, with protein sequence MLDYRPFSSLGRMDIDWLSARYHFSFANYFDPARMGWGPLRVWNDDKIRAKSGFDPHPHRDMEIITYVRTGAISHADSLGNRGRTEAGQIQVMSAGTGIQHAEYNLEDADTTLFQIWITPAAPGLKPRWETRTLPGVDDKNRLIPLASGQGLPETMGIYQDATLYVAHLEAGGEIAHQLAPGRKAYVVGFLGQAEVNGQLLNARDGLAVADVDRLTLTAQGSGSLLLADLPG encoded by the coding sequence ATGCTCGATTATCGACCCTTCAGCAGCTTGGGGCGGATGGATATCGATTGGCTGTCCGCCCGCTATCATTTCAGCTTTGCCAATTATTTCGATCCGGCGCGCATGGGCTGGGGGCCGTTGCGCGTGTGGAATGACGATAAAATCCGCGCGAAATCTGGCTTCGATCCCCACCCGCACCGGGATATGGAAATTATCACCTATGTCCGTACCGGGGCGATCAGCCATGCCGATAGTCTTGGTAACCGGGGCCGTACGGAGGCCGGGCAGATTCAGGTGATGTCGGCCGGCACCGGTATTCAACACGCCGAATATAATCTGGAAGATGCCGACACGACGCTGTTTCAAATCTGGATCACCCCCGCCGCGCCGGGCCTCAAGCCGCGCTGGGAAACCCGGACCCTGCCCGGCGTTGACGATAAAAACCGCCTGATCCCGCTGGCATCGGGCCAAGGCCTGCCCGAGACGATGGGGATTTATCAGGACGCGACCCTCTATGTGGCGCATCTGGAAGCGGGGGGCGAAATCGCCCATCAGCTCGCGCCGGGGCGGAAGGCCTATGTGGTCGGTTTCTTAGGACAGGCGGAGGTCAACGGCCAGCTACTGAACGCCCGCGATGGGCTGGCGGTCGCCGATGTCGATCGGCTGACGCTGACGGCGCAGGGCAGCGGCAGCCTGTTGCTCGCGGATTTGCCGGGTTGA